Proteins from a single region of Megachile rotundata isolate GNS110a chromosome 7, iyMegRotu1, whole genome shotgun sequence:
- the LOC143264793 gene encoding mitochondrial transcription rescue factor 1: MLCRPICNIIQRNIFTNRKIHYELQDTLIANFKRYNLCTNYMHSQNVNLIIPRRFKSKGKFARHNKRDEEEQEEDDEELSLEDDPLYTPKSKIIETNIPSLRLDAVTKAGLGISRAKFDQEFYKSNIRINGRKCLKKSYMVKIGDEIDHIQKESPDNAKLIVVNRCKIISVSVESDTLRAKLIQDKSLLIENYDDPWTGG, from the exons atgttaTGCAGACCAATTTGTAATATCATACaaagaaatatatttacaaataggAAAATACATTATGAATTACAAGATACATTAATTGCCAATTTTAAACGCTATAATTTATGTACAAACTACATGCATTCACAAAATGTGAATCTTATTATACCTAGAAGATTTAAAAGCAAAGGAAAATTTGCAAGACAT AATAAACGTGATGAAGAGGAACAAGAAGAGGATGATGAAGAACTGTCATTAGAAGATGATCCTTTATATACACCAAAGtctaaaataattgaaactaaTATACCCTCTCTTCGATTGGATGCTGTTACAAAAGCAGGATTGGGAATTTCACGCGC aaaatttgatcaagaattttataaaagtaacaTTCGTATTAATGgaagaaaatgtttaaaaaagagTTATatg gTTAAAATTGGAGACGAAATTGATCATATTCAGAAGGAGAGTCCAGATAATGCAAAATTGATAGTAGTAAATCGTTGCAAAATAATATCAGTTTCTGTAGAATCAGATACACTCAGAGCAAAATTGATTCAAGACAAAtctttattaattgaaaattatgatGATCCTTGGACTGGTGGTTGA